Genomic window (Saccharothrix australiensis):
GGTGGTCCCAGCGGCGGTCGGGACGTCCGGGAGGTGCGGGGACCGTGAGCGTGGCGGTGATCGGCGATGGTGGCACGCTGGCCGGGTCGGAGGTCGAGCCCGCGCTGCGGCGGCTGGCGGACGCCCTCGCCCGGTCGATCGGGGCGCCGGTGCGCGCCCTGCGGCTCGGACCGGGGTTCGACCTGCCGGACGCGGTGGACGCGGTGGTGCTCGCCCACACCCGGCCGGGGCACGCGTGGCGGTCTCCGGTGGGCGTGCCGGTCGTCGCCGACCGCGACGCCACGGCGGTGGTGCTGGTCGCGAGGCTGCTGGCGACGCTGGCCGCCGAGGGCCGGACGCCCCGGTGCGGCGTGGTCGTGATCGCGGGCGCGTCCGCGTGCCCGGAGCTGGGCCCGCTGCTGCTGGCGGCGGGCGTCCGCGACATCACCCTGTGGAACGAGGCCGACGGGCGCGCGTTCCCGTTGCGCCGCATAGCTTCCCGTGCGCACGCGGTGCTGGACCTGACCGGTGCCGCCGGTGCGCCCGTGCCGCCCCGCGAGGCGGCTCCCGGCGGGTTGTCGGTGATCGGCGCGGGCGGTGAGGCCGACCTGCTGCTCGTCCTGCCCGGCCTGCTGGACGCGCTGCGGCGCGTGCCCGGCGCGGCCGTCGACGCCGACGTGCTGCTGGCGGCGGTGCTCGCCCTGGTGATGGCCACGCCACCGGACCGCAGGCTGCCCGTCGGCCCGTCGCCGGAGCTGTCCGCGCGGGTGGCCGACGCCGTGATCCGGAGCCTCCTGCCGACCGACTGACCCGGCTCGCCCGGCACGGGTCGCGGGTCGGGTGGTCGCCGGTGGGGTGGTCGCCGGTGGGGTGGTCGCGGTCGGCGCGGTGCCCTCCGGTGGGGTGGTCGGCCGCGGACCACCGTCACGCGGAGGTCACGGGTGTAATACGGTCCCGGCAGCGGTGTTGATCAACCCGAGGGGGACCGCATGGGACCGCGCGTTCGCAGGACTTCCATCTTCACGGCGGTGGCGGCCGTGACCGGCGCGCTGGTGCTCGCGCCCGGCACCGCCGCCGCCACCACCGGTGTGTCCGCGCGCCTCGCCGAGCAGGTGCGGCAGGCGGTCGTGGCGCAGGACTTCAAGGACGTGATCGACCTGACGCCGCCGGGCGGCGCGACGGCGGCCAGGTCCGGCGCGCCGGAGAAGTACGACTCGACGCCCGCCGAGCCGGCGGCCAGGGTGGCGCCCGCCGCCGGGAAGCCGCTGCACCAGACGCCGAACCTGGACGTCGCGGTGATCGAGCTGGACGGCGCGGGCCGGCCGACCGCGATGGCGGACGTGCTGCTCAGCCCGCAGCACCCGAAGGGCGTCGTGGTGCCGGTGGACCGGCGGACGCTGTCCACCGACCAGGTCCGCTACCGGTGGTGGGACGACACCGAGTGGGACGTCAACGGCGGCCGGGGCACCCGGGACGTGCTGGCCGGCCGGGAGGGCGCGCCGATCGACTTCTCCTCGCCCTACCCGGCGTCGGTGCTCAAGCTCATGGTCGGGTTCGGCGTGCTGCGCCTGGTCGACCAGGGCCGCGTCGCGCTGGACGGCGAGTACGCCTACGCGCCGGTCACGCAGAACCCGGCCTGCGGCGGCCCGGCCACCAAGACCGTGCGGCGGTACTTCGACGAGATGATCACCAAGTCGCAGAACGAGTCCACCTGCGCGCTGATCAAGATGCTGCACGACCTGTCGGCGATCGACGAGCTGAACCGGTCGTTCGCCGACCTGGGCATGCCGACGCTGATGATCACCGGCACCAATCCGGGCAACGGCGGCCGGTGGATCGGCTCGAACATGAGCGGCATCGACACCGCCAAGCTGCTGCTGCTGGTCAACGGCGGCCCCGGCACGCTGTGGACCACCGACAGCGGCGCGCGCGTCACCCGTGACGCGCTCAGCCAGGCGTCCCGCCGGTTCTTCGCGAAGACGCTGGGCGAGCAGGGGCACAACGAGATGCTGTCCACCACCAACTGGTGCGGGCGGGCCTACCCCGCGCCGGGCATCCCGCAGCTCACGCCCCGGCGCTGGGTGAACCCCGCGGACGGCACCGTCACCGTGGGCGGCGCGGTGTACGGGCAGGACGTGCGGCCGTGCGACGCGGCGGCGGAGGTCACCTACGCGCACAAGAACGGCTGGGTGGACACCACCGGCAGCGACGCGGGCATCGTGCACTCCTTGCGCGGCAAGGCGAAGCGGAACTACATCGTCGTCGTCTTCGGCAACCTGGGCACGGACTACGTCGACGTGCACCGGCCGGCCGACCCGCCCGGCGTGTACCCCGTGCCCTACACCGAGAAGTACGGCAAGCTCGGGCTCGCCATCGACCGGATCGTGACCGGTCTGCGCCGCTGAACCGCGATCGACGCCGATCGAGAGGGCCGTCCACCGCCGGTGGGCGGCCCTTCGCGCGTGCGGCCCCGGTGGCGCGGCGTTCGGGTGGGAGGCCGTGCGCCGGGCGCGCCCCGTAGGGCACGGTGTCGGGAGCCGGTGAACGCACTCAGGGGGAACGCACCCGGGGGGACCGATGACCGTCGAAGTGGTGGCGCTCGACCCGCACCGCGCGGGGCCCGCCGACCTGGCCGAGTACGTCCGGATCCGGCGGACCAGCGCCGATCCCGCGGACGGCGCGCTGGACCACGACAGCGTGGTGACGCGGATGCGCAACCCGTTCCCCGGCCTGGGCGACGCCGGCTACCGGCTGGTGCGCGTCGGCGGCGAGGCCGTCGGCCTGGTCTACCTCCGGTACCCGGAGGACGAGAACCGCCACCTGGTGCTCGCCGAGGTGGTGGTCCAGCCGGACCGGAGGCGGCGGGGCATCGGTACGGCCGCGTTGCGCGCGCTGCTGCCCGAGCTGCGGGCGTGCGGCAGGCGGGTGATCGAGGGCTGGCTCGTGGTCGAGGACAGCGCGGGCGACCGGTGGGCGAAGTCCCTCGGGTTCCGCACGGTGCGGTCGGTGACGCGGATGGGCCTGGACTTCGCGTGCGCCGACCGGTCGCGCTGGGACGTCGCGCCGCCGGCCGGGTACCGGCTGGAGCGCTGGGTCGGCGCGGCGCCGGAGCGGCTGCTGGCCTCGTACGCCGAGGCGCGCAGCGCGATCCACGACGCGCCGACCGGGCAGACGGAGTTCCGGCAGCCGGACTGGACGCCGGAACGGGTCCGGGCGGCAGAGGAGGAGGACCGGGCGAAGGGCGTCGAGCAGCGGGTCGTGGTGGCGCTGCGCGGCGACACCGTGGTCGGGCTGACCGAGGTGGTGCGGGTGCCGCACCGCCGGGACGAGTACTACCAGGGCGACACGGCCGTCCTCGCCGCGCACCGGGGACGGCGGATCGGGTTGTGGCTCAAGGGGGCGATGGCGCGGTGGCTGGTCGCGGAACGGCCCGAGCCGACCCGCGTCACGACCGCGACCGGCAGCGACAACGAGCACATGATCCGCGTGAACCGCGAGCTGGGCTTCCACGTCGTGAACACCCAGCTCGTGATCGCGCACGACGTCGAGGCGCTGTCCCGCTAGCGCGACCGGTCCGGCGGGTGCCGCCCACCCGGGGCTGTGGCCGGTCGCGGGTCCGGTCCGGCGGGTGTCGCCGATGCGGTGTCGCGGGCGGTCCCCGGTCCGGCGGGTGTCGCCCACCCGGCGTCGCGGGAACCCTCACGGGCCGAAGTCCGTGGCCGTCGACGTGGCCCGCCACGCCGCCAGCTCGGCCCGGCGTTCGGCCAGGCGGCCGGTGATCGCGTCGTGCGCGTCGACGCCCAGCGGCAGGCGCAGCGGCGTGTGGTCCGAGTCCAGCGCGGCGGCGATCGCGGCGGCGGCCTTGGCCGGGTCGCCGGGCTGCGCGCCGTGCAGGTCGCGGGCCGTCCGCCGCACCGGGTCCAGCACGCGGCGGTAGTCGGGGATGGGCGTGCCGAACCGCAGCGGCGGTCCGGCGAAACCGGTGCGGAACGCGCCGGGCTCCACGATGAGCACCTTGATCCCGAACGGCGCGACCTCGGCCGCCAGTCCCTCGGAGAAGCCCTCCAGCGCGAACTTGGCCGTGCAGTACGCGGAGAAGCCGGGCCACGAGACCTGCCCGCCCATGCTGGACATCTGCACGATCGCGCCGGCGCGGCGGGCCCGCATGTGCGGCAGCACGGCACGCGTCAGCGCGACCGGGCCGTGCAGGTGCACCTCCACCATCTCGCGCAGCTCGGCGTCGGGCGTCTCCTCGGCCGCGCCGACGAAGCCGTGGCCGGCGTTGTTCACCAGCACGTCGATCCGGCCGTGCCGGGCGAGCGCGTCGCGCACGGCGCGCGTGACCTCGCCGCCGTCGGTGACGTCCAGCCTCAGCGGCGTCACGCGATCGGGCGCGGCGGTGGCGAGGTCGCGGAGGGCTTCCACCGTGCGCGCGGTGGCCACGACCGCGTCGCCGACGGCCAGTGCCCGTTCCGCGATGGCCCGGCCGAACCCGGACGAGCTGCCGGTGATGAACCAGACGCGGGAGGGCGCGGCGCGGTTCGGGGCGGGCGGCCGGTGGGCGTTCATGGCGGACCTCCTGGTGGTGGGCCGGTGCGCGGGGTGCCGGGCGGGTTCGGCGGAACTCGGACCTCGTACCAATACGCCCGGTGCGCCGGCCGCGTGCCGAGGGGTCGGTCGAGGCGGGGGACGGCCCGGTCGCGCTCTGTGCGATGCTCGTCACCGCGTTCCCGGGGGAGGAGCCACGTGGAGGAGAACCACTTGCGGCCGCCGGATGCGGCGGGTGCGGCGGAGTTCGTCGCGGCGATGCGCGAGCTGCGCGCGCGGTCGAACTTCAGCTTCCGGCAGTTGGAGCGGCGCGCGGCGGCGGTCGGCGAGAACCTGCCGTCGTCGACGCTCAGCTCGGCGCTGTCGCGGTCGACCCTGCCGCGGGAGCAGATCGTCACGGCGCTGGTCCGGGCCTGCGGCGGTGACGCGGAGACGGCCGCCGCCTGGGCACGGGTCCGCGCCGACCTCGCCGCCGCGGCGGTGCCGCCGGCCGACCCGCGGCCCTCGCGGCCCGAGCCCGCCGAACCCGAACCCGCGCGCACCGCCTCACCGGGAACAGCGCCCACCGAACCCGAGCCCGCCGAACCCGAGCCCGCTGAACGCGAGGCTGCTGAACGCGAGGCTGCCGAACCCGCGCTCACCGAACACGCGCCCACCGAGCCTGAACCGGAGGCTGCCGCACCCGAGGCCGCCGGACCCGAGCCCGCCGGACCCGAGCCCGCCGGACCCGAGCCCGCCGGACCCGAGGCTGCCGAGCGTGAGCCCGCCGGGCACGAGGTCGCGGCACCCGGTCCCGAGGCCGGCGCACCGCGCGCCACGCGACCCGACCCCACCGGAGGCGGTTCCGCCCGCCCGCACCGGCTCGTCCGCCGCCGGCGCGGGTTGGTGGCGGTGGCGATCGCCGCGGCGGTGGTCGCGGTGGCCGCCGTGGTCGTCGTCGACCGGACCGGCACCGCACCCGGCACCGGCGCGGCGGCCCCCTCGACCGCCACGCCGGCTCGGGTCGTCCGGAGCACGGCGGACGCGGCGACCGCACCGCCCGCGACCACCACCACGTCGACCCCCGCGGCACCCGCGTCGACCCCCGTGGCGCCCCAGCCGCCCGCCGAGGGCGTCCAGCGCATCCGCCTCGCCCACACCGGCCTCTGCGTGGGCGAGGGCCCGGAGCGGTTCTCCGCCGGCCGGCGGGTCGTCCTGGGCCAGCAGGACTGCGCGACCGCCGCACCGCCGACCGCGCTCGAACGCCTGCCCGACGGCACGTACCGGCTCCTGCTGCACCACCCGGTCCACGGCGTGGGCTGCGCGACCGTCGACCACGGCGGCACCGACCCCGGCACGCTGCTCGCGGGCAGCGCCTGCGACGAGCGGCCCGAGCAGCGGTTCACGCTCGAACCCGTCGACGCCGGCTACCGGCTGCGGTCGGTGCCCGGCGCGGCGCACTGCGTCGGCGTCCTCGGCGGCGGCCGCGAG
Coding sequences:
- a CDS encoding serine hydrolase → MGPRVRRTSIFTAVAAVTGALVLAPGTAAATTGVSARLAEQVRQAVVAQDFKDVIDLTPPGGATAARSGAPEKYDSTPAEPAARVAPAAGKPLHQTPNLDVAVIELDGAGRPTAMADVLLSPQHPKGVVVPVDRRTLSTDQVRYRWWDDTEWDVNGGRGTRDVLAGREGAPIDFSSPYPASVLKLMVGFGVLRLVDQGRVALDGEYAYAPVTQNPACGGPATKTVRRYFDEMITKSQNESTCALIKMLHDLSAIDELNRSFADLGMPTLMITGTNPGNGGRWIGSNMSGIDTAKLLLLVNGGPGTLWTTDSGARVTRDALSQASRRFFAKTLGEQGHNEMLSTTNWCGRAYPAPGIPQLTPRRWVNPADGTVTVGGAVYGQDVRPCDAAAEVTYAHKNGWVDTTGSDAGIVHSLRGKAKRNYIVVVFGNLGTDYVDVHRPADPPGVYPVPYTEKYGKLGLAIDRIVTGLRR
- a CDS encoding GNAT family N-acetyltransferase, translated to MTVEVVALDPHRAGPADLAEYVRIRRTSADPADGALDHDSVVTRMRNPFPGLGDAGYRLVRVGGEAVGLVYLRYPEDENRHLVLAEVVVQPDRRRRGIGTAALRALLPELRACGRRVIEGWLVVEDSAGDRWAKSLGFRTVRSVTRMGLDFACADRSRWDVAPPAGYRLERWVGAAPERLLASYAEARSAIHDAPTGQTEFRQPDWTPERVRAAEEEDRAKGVEQRVVVALRGDTVVGLTEVVRVPHRRDEYYQGDTAVLAAHRGRRIGLWLKGAMARWLVAERPEPTRVTTATGSDNEHMIRVNRELGFHVVNTQLVIAHDVEALSR
- a CDS encoding oxidoreductase; translated protein: MNAHRPPAPNRAAPSRVWFITGSSSGFGRAIAERALAVGDAVVATARTVEALRDLATAAPDRVTPLRLDVTDGGEVTRAVRDALARHGRIDVLVNNAGHGFVGAAEETPDAELREMVEVHLHGPVALTRAVLPHMRARRAGAIVQMSSMGGQVSWPGFSAYCTAKFALEGFSEGLAAEVAPFGIKVLIVEPGAFRTGFAGPPLRFGTPIPDYRRVLDPVRRTARDLHGAQPGDPAKAAAAIAAALDSDHTPLRLPLGVDAHDAITGRLAERRAELAAWRATSTATDFGP
- a CDS encoding RICIN domain-containing protein: MEENHLRPPDAAGAAEFVAAMRELRARSNFSFRQLERRAAAVGENLPSSTLSSALSRSTLPREQIVTALVRACGGDAETAAAWARVRADLAAAAVPPADPRPSRPEPAEPEPARTASPGTAPTEPEPAEPEPAEREAAEREAAEPALTEHAPTEPEPEAAAPEAAGPEPAGPEPAGPEPAGPEAAEREPAGHEVAAPGPEAGAPRATRPDPTGGGSARPHRLVRRRRGLVAVAIAAAVVAVAAVVVVDRTGTAPGTGAAAPSTATPARVVRSTADAATAPPATTTTSTPAAPASTPVAPQPPAEGVQRIRLAHTGLCVGEGPERFSAGRRVVLGQQDCATAAPPTALERLPDGTYRLLLHHPVHGVGCATVDHGGTDPGTLLAGSACDERPEQRFTLEPVDAGYRLRSVPGAAHCVGVLGGGREVGVQLVQDPCDGGPHQLFTLER